One Armatimonadota bacterium DNA window includes the following coding sequences:
- a CDS encoding type II secretion system protein encodes MRLIFSRVRVRSGFTLIETMVSLVILTIVIGSIYGTYRAATSSAAVAEERSDLNQTARVLLAQINRELTCACSQSGEQYSSLEGENTEGSASAIQCDRLSFLTSADSLIPAEGPAGDIRRVTYTLRTNSDGEPTGFFVQVDPRPGLAVSDAEPDPVELSTLVVAFNCKYLDGETDEWVDEWLQRDGLPTAVRVEMTLKPDREGGGAVMTACTANIVNAAAGQPGQPAPEERNAE; translated from the coding sequence ATGAGACTGATTTTCTCGCGAGTGCGCGTTCGGTCGGGCTTCACTCTGATCGAGACGATGGTGTCGCTTGTGATCCTGACCATCGTCATCGGCTCCATCTACGGCACGTACCGGGCCGCCACGTCGAGTGCGGCCGTGGCCGAAGAGCGGTCCGACCTGAACCAGACTGCACGGGTGCTTCTGGCCCAGATCAACAGGGAACTTACCTGCGCGTGCAGCCAGTCGGGCGAACAGTATAGCAGCCTGGAGGGCGAGAACACCGAGGGCAGCGCGTCGGCGATTCAGTGCGATCGGCTCTCGTTCCTGACATCGGCCGACAGCCTGATACCCGCGGAGGGTCCGGCGGGAGATATCCGGAGGGTCACATATACCCTTCGGACCAACTCCGACGGCGAGCCGACCGGTTTCTTCGTCCAGGTGGATCCGCGCCCGGGGCTGGCGGTGAGCGACGCGGAGCCCGACCCGGTGGAACTCTCGACGCTCGTGGTAGCGTTCAACTGCAAGTACCTGGATGGTGAGACTGACGAGTGGGTAGACGAGTGGCTCCAGCGCGACGGGTTGCCGACGGCGGTTCGCGTCGAGATGACTCTGAAGCCGGATCGGGAGGGCGGAGGGGCTGTCATGACGGCCTGCACCGCGAATATCGTGAACGCCGCCGCCGGGCAGCCCGGGCAGCCCGCTCCGGAGGAAAGAAATGCTGAGTGA
- a CDS encoding general secretion pathway protein GspK — translation MLSDRRGLALVTTLWILAALVVLAVGVGLMARTEAQISHNFSGLVQCRWAARAAINRALVEIERLKAEPNTYLGETGLTLESAQDDIDLGDASYQVVIEDEAGGLNINSAGRGMLESLFGSRGAAECIMDWRDQNDQPLPLGAETQHYSGLPEPYRCKNRPFDTVRELLLVKEIDEELLGSPAGMQGKTLADLLTVYSHDEDTSVDGEQRINVQTAGREQLLRAFRDVLTEEDVDAIISRRNRRSFRSAGDIIRVRDLGRDKVSRIYDRITVRSGDRGGAVEGLVNANTAAVEVLAAVPGMDQSIAREIVEYRQSNGPFEDVGKILDVAGVTDTAFSQAADNLTVRSRVYRITATGHLEKSRISSTIVCVVDASDSEAQFRYWRE, via the coding sequence ATGCTGAGTGATCGCCGGGGGCTCGCGCTGGTCACGACGCTCTGGATACTGGCCGCGCTGGTGGTGCTGGCGGTCGGGGTCGGTCTGATGGCCAGAACGGAAGCGCAGATCTCGCACAACTTCAGCGGGTTGGTGCAGTGCCGATGGGCGGCCCGCGCGGCGATCAATCGGGCGCTCGTCGAGATCGAGCGGCTGAAGGCCGAGCCCAACACCTATCTGGGAGAAACCGGGTTGACGCTGGAATCCGCCCAGGATGACATTGATCTCGGCGATGCCTCTTACCAGGTGGTGATCGAGGACGAGGCGGGGGGGCTGAACATCAACTCGGCAGGCCGCGGCATGCTGGAGAGCCTCTTCGGGAGTAGGGGAGCTGCCGAGTGCATCATGGACTGGCGGGATCAGAACGATCAGCCGCTGCCGCTCGGCGCGGAAACGCAGCACTACTCGGGCCTTCCCGAGCCGTATCGCTGTAAGAACCGGCCGTTCGACACTGTGAGGGAACTGCTTCTGGTAAAGGAGATCGACGAGGAACTGCTCGGTTCGCCGGCCGGCATGCAGGGGAAGACGCTGGCCGATCTTCTCACGGTGTATTCGCACGACGAGGACACGTCCGTTGACGGCGAACAGCGGATCAACGTCCAGACGGCGGGCAGAGAACAGCTTCTTCGCGCGTTCAGGGACGTGCTTACCGAAGAGGACGTTGACGCTATAATATCCCGCCGCAACAGGCGGAGTTTCCGGAGCGCCGGGGACATCATCAGGGTGCGTGACCTCGGGCGGGACAAGGTGAGCCGAATCTACGACCGGATCACGGTCCGCTCCGGCGACCGAGGGGGCGCGGTCGAGGGTTTGGTGAACGCCAACACCGCTGCGGTAGAGGTGCTGGCCGCTGTCCCGGGAATGGACCAGAGCATCGCGCGGGAGATAGTCGAATACCGGCAGTCGAACGGACCGTTCGAGGATGTGGGCAAGATACTGGACGTGGCGGGCGTGACGGACACGGCCTTCTCCCAGGCGGCGGACAACCTGACGGTGCGTTCCAGAGTGTATCGCATTACGGCGACCGGCCATCTCGAGAAGAGCCGGATATCCAGCACGATAGTCTGCGTGGTAGACGCGTCGGACTCGGAGGCGCAGTTCAGATACTGGCGGGAGTGA
- the gspG gene encoding type II secretion system major pseudopilin GspG translates to MLLNCLSLRLRSRRGFTLLELLVVMVILVLLASVVTVAVTKRVEEARHAKAIADIESIGNALDQFQVHCNRYPLTEEGLEALRVKPSADDLLNWNGPYIKKAVPADPWNRAYVYECPGRQNPDSYDLYSLGRDGREGGTGTDADITNWDQ, encoded by the coding sequence ATGTTGCTGAACTGTCTGAGTCTGAGACTGAGGAGCAGGCGAGGTTTCACTCTGCTCGAGCTGCTGGTGGTGATGGTCATACTCGTCCTCCTGGCGAGTGTCGTCACTGTAGCCGTCACGAAGAGGGTGGAGGAAGCGCGGCACGCGAAGGCGATTGCGGATATCGAGAGCATCGGCAACGCACTCGACCAGTTTCAAGTGCACTGCAACCGTTACCCGCTCACCGAGGAGGGTCTCGAAGCGCTGCGGGTCAAGCCGTCCGCAGACGACCTGTTGAACTGGAACGGTCCCTACATCAAGAAGGCTGTACCTGCGGACCCTTGGAACCGCGCGTATGTGTACGAGTGCCCGGGGCGGCAGAACCCGGACTCATACGATCTCTACTCGCTCGGTCGGGACGGCAGAGAAGGCGGCACGGGCACCGATGCCGACATCACGAACTGGGATCAATAG
- the pilO gene encoding type 4a pilus biogenesis protein PilO, whose translation MNQSKRSTYSIAAIILGAVVAVLLAAVVAQQVTASRLGREIRAQNQVLADARRNLENRRKWSSEYDEFSLRLGGRMSTCSWSDQMPYMMAQVNGIVQANGLKAENIQPEPMVVNWNIRKFPMRVALQTDLRRLTEVLRDVRNSRPLLDVERLEVRQAQDGDSGLQINMTVASFVVLDQNAPVVRRRASLPVKKTERFAAKPETTEPDKPEAANQQAKGSVAPVARPAARSASSPPEARSPVRPMAKPDRSERPRSEETTSTRPEKPARAKNGKSDAGEVRTGSRAAPSSDGMDAQTMGIRRAPKEAGGGAK comes from the coding sequence ATGAACCAGAGCAAGAGAAGCACTTATTCGATAGCGGCGATCATCCTTGGCGCGGTTGTCGCCGTCCTGCTGGCCGCAGTCGTGGCTCAGCAGGTGACGGCGTCGAGGCTTGGGCGCGAGATACGCGCGCAGAACCAGGTCCTCGCGGATGCGCGACGCAACCTCGAGAACCGCAGGAAGTGGAGCAGCGAGTACGACGAGTTCTCGCTGAGGCTGGGCGGCCGGATGTCCACCTGCTCGTGGAGCGACCAGATGCCGTACATGATGGCACAGGTCAACGGGATCGTGCAGGCCAACGGTCTCAAGGCCGAGAATATCCAGCCCGAGCCGATGGTCGTCAACTGGAACATACGCAAGTTCCCGATGAGAGTCGCGCTTCAGACCGACCTTCGGCGGCTGACGGAGGTTCTGAGGGACGTACGCAATTCGAGACCTCTCCTGGATGTAGAGCGACTCGAGGTTCGGCAGGCTCAGGACGGGGACAGCGGGCTGCAGATAAACATGACCGTCGCCTCGTTCGTCGTGCTCGATCAGAACGCGCCGGTCGTCAGACGCCGGGCGTCCCTCCCCGTGAAGAAGACGGAGAGGTTCGCTGCCAAACCTGAGACGACGGAGCCGGACAAACCTGAGGCCGCCAACCAGCAGGCGAAGGGGTCGGTCGCACCCGTCGCGAGGCCCGCTGCAAGATCGGCCTCGAGTCCGCCGGAGGCAAGGTCCCCCGTCAGACCCATGGCGAAGCCCGATCGTTCGGAACGCCCGCGTTCTGAGGAAACCACGTCAACTCGTCCGGAGAAGCCGGCAAGGGCGAAGAACGGCAAATCCGACGCGGGTGAAGTGCGGACAGGCAGCAGAGCCGCGCCGTCGTCGGATGGGATGGATGCACAGACGATGGGCATTCGCCGCGCTCCAAAGGAAGCCGGTGGAGGTGCGAAATGA
- a CDS encoding Gfo/Idh/MocA family oxidoreductase: MKEPGSKATLTRRRFLQAGGAALVGMTVAPRIVTAQSERSASVKKVRIGIVGGRFGATFQFHEHPDCVVQAVSDLRADRLETLVKTYGCTNTYPSLEELIKAKDIDAVGVFTGAPDHVRHAVACMRAGKHVISAVPACMTLDEAEDLLDTVKSTGLSYMMAETSYWHPAVITARQWMTEGRFGEIFYTEAEYHHPGLDVLYVEDGQRTWRYGLPPMNYPTHCTAYLVGVTRERLTKVSCTGWSDGTQYYKDNQYKNPFCNETAFFTTDKGHGFRVAVYWNVPARGTERGQWYGSKTSLFDPNPNGVGAVIIRSGKQTEKDDAGFVRDLPDFEQYALPEYWKTDMLPEPLRHESGHGGSHTFITHEFIDALAHDRTPAVNIYEALAMTVPGIVAHKSALQGGRQLRVPQFDPKA, from the coding sequence ATGAAAGAACCTGGGAGCAAAGCGACATTGACTCGAAGGCGCTTCCTGCAGGCCGGCGGCGCGGCGTTGGTCGGCATGACCGTAGCGCCCCGGATCGTGACGGCTCAGTCGGAGAGGAGTGCATCCGTGAAAAAGGTACGCATCGGCATAGTCGGCGGGAGGTTCGGCGCGACGTTCCAGTTCCACGAACACCCGGACTGCGTGGTTCAGGCCGTCAGCGATCTCCGGGCCGACAGGCTGGAGACCCTTGTCAAGACCTACGGCTGCACGAACACCTATCCCTCGCTCGAAGAGCTCATCAAGGCGAAGGATATAGACGCCGTCGGGGTTTTCACCGGCGCGCCCGATCACGTCCGCCACGCCGTCGCATGTATGAGGGCGGGCAAGCACGTGATCAGCGCCGTCCCCGCGTGCATGACGCTCGACGAGGCGGAGGACCTGCTCGACACCGTGAAGTCCACCGGCCTGAGCTACATGATGGCGGAGACGAGCTACTGGCACCCCGCCGTCATCACCGCGCGTCAGTGGATGACGGAAGGCAGGTTCGGCGAGATCTTCTACACGGAGGCCGAGTATCACCACCCAGGCCTCGATGTGCTCTACGTCGAGGACGGACAGAGAACCTGGCGCTACGGACTCCCGCCGATGAACTACCCGACCCACTGCACCGCCTACCTCGTCGGGGTGACCCGGGAGCGGCTTACAAAGGTCTCATGCACCGGCTGGAGCGACGGCACTCAGTACTACAAGGACAATCAGTACAAGAATCCCTTCTGCAACGAGACCGCGTTCTTCACGACGGACAAGGGACACGGTTTCCGCGTGGCTGTATACTGGAACGTCCCGGCCCGCGGCACCGAGCGGGGCCAGTGGTACGGTTCGAAAACGAGCCTGTTCGATCCGAATCCCAACGGAGTCGGGGCGGTGATAATCAGGTCCGGCAAGCAGACTGAGAAGGACGATGCCGGTTTCGTCCGCGATCTGCCTGATTTCGAGCAGTATGCCCTGCCCGAATACTGGAAGACCGACATGCTCCCCGAGCCGCTTCGCCATGAAAGCGGACACGGCGGATCGCACACCTTCATCACCCACGAGTTCATTGACGCTCTCGCGCACGATCGCACGCCCGCCGTCAACATCTACGAGGCGCTCGCTATGACGGTGCCTGGCATCGTGGCTCACAAGTCGGCCCTGCAGGGAGGGAGGCAGCTCAGGGTTCCGCAGTTCGATCCGAAGGCATAG
- the pilM gene encoding pilus assembly protein PilM, producing the protein MTILGSKTSIGVDIGAGEIKVVELRRAGGGIEVTQAARISLSEDGDRSAALRQFVMDTETQPARAAASLPTHLCSVKFARIPRAKPADMARMARFEAESQIPLPLADVVWDYAVVSAEDDAMCHLIIGGARRSDVEQWLGDLERAGLSPDAILISAPAAVGALDLSDEESVLVAQIGAQWTDLCIVQAGRLTACRTVRVGRDGLSQAFAQDLGVCLDDGEDAVRARGLAHISPSEDGAGSSSVEAWAESLALEMRRSAVSVPSKESDQRPRQAVIVGEIADVPAVAEDLSRRTGLHVSIGDPWRGLETSLVVGHSMKESPAAFAAATGLALSGFSGTDGINLMPHHRSEERARRRRQLITLSSLGAVALALLAALLAGRSGIAERSAELNLIRSEVGLVRQEIQRAGPDLRVGAANVGRMVRDIEEDKVSPLELLRRISEVLPRGIWLTEFASQRGKTLVLKGSGLSNSAIADSVDMLNQLGLFKDVTLDFSSLAKSGQTYEFQITCSLPERKSAGGTDSTGGARRGGGQTTGIVVQ; encoded by the coding sequence ATGACGATATTGGGTTCAAAGACATCTATCGGCGTTGACATCGGCGCCGGGGAGATCAAGGTCGTGGAACTGCGCCGCGCCGGGGGCGGGATCGAGGTAACGCAGGCCGCGCGCATATCGCTGTCGGAGGACGGCGACCGCTCGGCGGCGCTGAGGCAGTTTGTCATGGATACGGAGACTCAGCCCGCGCGCGCGGCGGCGTCGCTTCCGACCCACCTCTGCTCGGTGAAGTTCGCCCGGATTCCGAGGGCCAAGCCGGCTGACATGGCCCGGATGGCCCGCTTCGAGGCCGAGTCGCAGATTCCTCTGCCTCTGGCCGATGTGGTCTGGGACTACGCGGTCGTCTCTGCAGAGGACGATGCGATGTGCCACCTGATCATCGGCGGCGCGCGCAGGTCGGACGTCGAGCAGTGGCTCGGTGATCTGGAGCGGGCGGGGCTCTCTCCCGACGCCATCCTTATATCCGCGCCGGCGGCTGTCGGGGCGCTTGACCTTAGCGACGAGGAATCGGTACTGGTGGCTCAGATAGGAGCGCAGTGGACCGACCTCTGCATAGTGCAGGCGGGCAGATTGACGGCATGCCGCACGGTGCGCGTCGGCCGCGACGGCCTCTCGCAGGCGTTCGCACAGGATCTCGGGGTCTGTCTCGATGACGGGGAAGACGCTGTGAGGGCGCGCGGTTTGGCCCACATAAGCCCGAGCGAGGACGGCGCTGGGTCGTCTTCCGTCGAGGCCTGGGCCGAGTCGCTTGCGCTCGAGATGAGGCGGTCCGCGGTGTCCGTGCCATCGAAGGAGTCGGATCAGCGGCCCAGGCAGGCCGTGATCGTCGGCGAGATAGCCGACGTGCCCGCAGTAGCGGAGGATCTGTCAAGACGGACCGGGCTTCACGTGAGTATCGGCGATCCCTGGCGGGGGCTGGAGACGAGTCTCGTCGTGGGCCACAGCATGAAGGAGAGCCCGGCGGCGTTCGCGGCGGCCACCGGGCTGGCGCTGTCCGGGTTCTCAGGGACCGATGGCATCAACCTGATGCCACACCATCGCTCGGAGGAGCGCGCGCGCAGGCGGCGGCAGCTGATCACCCTCTCCTCATTGGGCGCGGTGGCGCTGGCGCTGCTGGCGGCACTTCTCGCGGGTCGCTCCGGCATCGCGGAGAGGTCGGCGGAGCTCAACCTGATCAGGTCCGAGGTGGGGTTAGTCAGGCAGGAGATTCAGAGAGCAGGCCCGGACCTTCGCGTCGGGGCGGCCAACGTCGGCCGGATGGTCAGGGATATCGAAGAAGACAAGGTGTCCCCGCTCGAGCTTCTGCGCCGGATCAGCGAGGTCCTGCCGAGGGGAATCTGGCTCACCGAGTTCGCCTCGCAGCGAGGGAAGACGCTGGTGCTCAAGGGGTCGGGGCTGTCCAACTCCGCGATCGCGGATTCTGTGGACATGTTGAACCAGCTCGGGCTCTTCAAGGATGTGACGCTGGACTTCTCCAGCCTGGCGAAGAGCGGGCAGACCTATGAGTTTCAGATCACATGCTCCCTACCGGAGCGCAAGTCGGCGGGAGGCACGGACTCGACCGGCGGCGCGCGGCGTGGGGGCGGACAGACGACGGGGATAGTGGTGCAATGA
- a CDS encoding prepilin-type N-terminal cleavage/methylation domain-containing protein, with amino-acid sequence MPTSRTGINRGFTTIELMVVLVIVVLMSVVVVVSMSPALSDARLRSGSRIVVSMLKYARSYAVAHQTEARVAFDLQENGLVVEAAALDDKDEKVLTPVTTSVGRYRRLPNGLSIAAIEKPGTDEQESYIAFTEVGKSETATVVIRDTKERQRRITVDAITGRCEIEPDVGNAYPTSDTRTPQ; translated from the coding sequence ATGCCGACATCACGAACTGGGATCAATAGAGGCTTCACGACCATAGAACTTATGGTCGTGCTGGTTATCGTCGTGCTGATGAGCGTGGTCGTGGTCGTCTCGATGTCGCCGGCGCTCAGCGACGCCAGGCTTCGATCCGGCAGCCGCATCGTCGTCTCGATGCTGAAGTACGCGCGCAGTTACGCGGTTGCGCATCAGACCGAGGCCAGGGTGGCCTTCGACCTGCAGGAGAACGGCCTGGTAGTCGAAGCGGCGGCCCTGGACGACAAGGATGAGAAAGTCCTGACGCCGGTCACCACGTCGGTCGGAAGATACCGGAGACTACCGAACGGGTTGAGCATAGCGGCAATAGAAAAGCCCGGAACGGACGAGCAAGAGAGTTATATCGCCTTTACCGAGGTCGGGAAGTCCGAAACGGCGACGGTTGTGATACGGGACACGAAGGAACGGCAGCGGCGGATCACCGTGGACGCGATCACCGGCCGCTGTGAGATAGAACCGGACGTGGGGAATGCCTATCCGACATCAGATACCCGGACCCCGCAGTAG
- a CDS encoding methylenetetrahydrofolate reductase C-terminal domain-containing protein, producing MIVAHRKHIQDLKALLADYPRVLVLGCGTCVTVCLAGGEREVGMISSALRIANKTDKGASEQTIVEATIERQCENQFIEDALDEILEADAVLSLGCGVGVQAIAERFPNKPVYAGLDTLFMGLLQQQGIWTEKCVGCGTCVLGSYGAVCPITRCSKAQLSGPCGGAREGKCEVDPDMDCAWQLIYDRLKALGQLDRLAEPAPLANWSKSHEGGARKIVREDQRIEK from the coding sequence ATGATCGTTGCTCACCGCAAACACATACAGGACCTGAAGGCCTTGCTCGCCGATTACCCGCGCGTGCTCGTGCTCGGATGCGGCACTTGCGTAACCGTCTGCCTAGCGGGCGGAGAGCGCGAGGTCGGGATGATCAGTTCCGCGCTCAGGATCGCGAACAAGACGGACAAGGGCGCGTCGGAACAGACGATCGTCGAGGCCACAATCGAGCGCCAGTGCGAGAACCAGTTCATCGAGGACGCGCTCGACGAGATACTCGAGGCCGACGCGGTGCTCTCTCTCGGATGCGGTGTCGGCGTTCAGGCGATCGCGGAGCGGTTCCCGAACAAGCCGGTCTACGCCGGACTCGATACGCTGTTCATGGGACTCCTGCAGCAGCAGGGAATCTGGACCGAGAAGTGCGTCGGATGCGGGACGTGCGTGCTCGGGAGCTACGGCGCGGTCTGCCCGATCACCCGCTGCTCGAAGGCACAGCTCAGCGGCCCGTGCGGCGGCGCTCGCGAGGGGAAATGCGAGGTTGACCCGGACATGGACTGCGCCTGGCAGTTGATCTACGACCGCCTGAAGGCGCTCGGACAACTCGACCGCCTTGCCGAGCCCGCTCCCCTCGCCAACTGGTCGAAGTCGCACGAAGGCGGCGCGAGGAAGATCGTCCGCGAGGACCAGCGGATTGAGAAGTGA
- a CDS encoding hydrogenase iron-sulfur subunit, translating to MTDFEPRILALCCHYCAYAAADLAGSTRLQYPPNVRVLRLPCTGKVDIDYVMKAFENGVDGVIVAGCLEGGCHFEEGNLYAKKRVGLAKEVLAEAGIEGDRLEMFNLSSAEGNRFAEIVETMTERIKRLGPNPVRVGV from the coding sequence ATGACTGATTTCGAGCCGAGAATCCTTGCTCTCTGCTGCCATTACTGCGCATACGCGGCGGCGGACCTCGCCGGCTCGACACGCCTGCAGTATCCGCCGAATGTGCGCGTCCTGCGCCTCCCGTGCACCGGGAAGGTGGACATAGACTACGTCATGAAGGCCTTCGAGAACGGCGTGGACGGCGTGATAGTCGCTGGCTGCCTCGAGGGAGGATGCCACTTCGAGGAGGGCAATCTCTACGCGAAGAAGCGGGTCGGTCTGGCGAAGGAAGTACTCGCCGAAGCCGGCATCGAGGGCGATCGGCTGGAGATGTTCAACCTCTCTTCGGCTGAGGGCAACCGCTTCGCGGAGATAGTCGAGACAATGACGGAGAGAATCAAGCGCCTGGGACCGAATCCGGTCCGCGTTGGAGTATAG